In Anaerobacillus isosaccharinicus, one genomic interval encodes:
- a CDS encoding S-layer homology domain-containing protein, with amino-acid sequence MNYNPKSYRKFMAASVAATVAATSVVALAPVNAAEVQENFSDVEKGKTYYEAVKFLKDNNIVEGFGDGTYRPEQHVSRGEAAKMVALALGLDTENVVNPGFTDLAETSRWYKYVAALADAEIVTGFENKTYKADQTVTRSEMAKMIALAYDLEATEVTTPFLDVDHSKWHGKYIAALFQNNVTTSKTLTSFAPYENVNRGQMALFVYRSELLLAEAMKERVNFEFGAGFDSFVAGVEGEFTIEVTTTNVSQDRNVRYRAVLEHELFSVEGQEIQYEIADDVWASFTIDEDGIAYFGPEAGFKTDDIDLQDGVVTNFKTTFEYAGEYNLVIELVDVDTNEVIGEAGEIDFEVAYPAVLIFSGLEEDMEIDLGEEFEFSVAASLHELYSTENKNLRFMSVVVSFDEEDILPVEGLVINFNEAGEVDFESSFTTDEDGVAFFGPQAGLSELAIAALKSGTPVETDFKATINEAGLYGVFVMLVEVEADGVTVLDNGYLGAEFVTFEVK; translated from the coding sequence ATGAATTACAATCCAAAATCATACCGCAAATTTATGGCGGCGTCTGTTGCAGCAACGGTTGCAGCAACTTCTGTAGTAGCTTTAGCTCCTGTAAATGCAGCAGAGGTACAAGAGAATTTCTCTGATGTAGAAAAAGGAAAAACATATTATGAGGCTGTTAAGTTTCTAAAAGATAATAATATTGTCGAAGGTTTCGGAGATGGTACATATCGTCCTGAGCAACATGTATCACGTGGAGAAGCTGCTAAAATGGTAGCTCTAGCTCTTGGTTTAGACACTGAAAATGTAGTGAATCCAGGTTTTACAGATTTAGCTGAAACATCAAGATGGTACAAATATGTTGCAGCTTTAGCAGACGCTGAAATTGTAACTGGTTTTGAAAATAAAACATATAAAGCAGACCAAACAGTTACTCGTTCGGAAATGGCAAAAATGATTGCTCTTGCTTATGATTTAGAAGCAACTGAAGTTACAACACCATTTTTAGATGTAGACCATTCTAAGTGGCATGGAAAGTATATTGCTGCTTTATTCCAAAATAACGTTACTACTAGTAAAACTTTAACTTCTTTCGCTCCTTATGAAAATGTTAATCGTGGTCAAATGGCTTTATTTGTTTACCGTAGTGAGCTTTTATTAGCAGAAGCTATGAAAGAAAGAGTAAATTTTGAATTTGGTGCTGGATTTGATAGCTTCGTAGCCGGAGTCGAAGGTGAATTTACAATCGAAGTTACAACAACAAACGTTTCTCAAGACAGAAATGTTCGTTATCGTGCCGTTTTAGAGCATGAATTATTCTCTGTAGAAGGTCAAGAAATACAGTATGAAATTGCTGACGATGTTTGGGCTTCATTTACAATAGATGAGGATGGAATTGCTTACTTCGGTCCAGAAGCAGGATTTAAAACAGATGATATCGATCTTCAAGATGGTGTTGTTACAAACTTTAAGACAACATTTGAATATGCTGGTGAATATAACTTAGTTATTGAATTAGTTGATGTCGATACAAATGAAGTCATTGGTGAAGCAGGAGAAATTGATTTTGAGGTTGCTTACCCAGCGGTACTTATATTTAGTGGTTTAGAAGAAGACATGGAAATTGATCTTGGTGAAGAGTTCGAGTTCAGTGTGGCAGCTTCTTTACATGAATTATACTCAACTGAAAATAAAAACCTTCGTTTTATGTCGGTAGTAGTTTCTTTTGATGAAGAGGACATTTTACCTGTTGAGGGTTTAGTTATTAATTTTAATGAGGCAGGAGAAGTTGACTTCGAATCTTCATTCACAACAGATGAAGACGGAGTTGCATTTTTTGGTCCACAAGCTGGCTTAAGTGAATTGGCGATTGCAGCTCTTAAGAGTGGCACACCAGTAGAAACTGATTTTAAAGCAACGATTAATGAAGCTGGTCTTTATGGAGTTTTTGTAATGCTAGTAGAAGTTGAAGCTGATGGTGTGACAGTTTTAGACAATGGCTATCTTGGTGCTGAATTTGTTACATTTGAAGTGAAATAA
- a CDS encoding phosphodiester glycosidase family protein, whose amino-acid sequence MFRQQQNIKVINVFLIFLVLFSFHLTFIFTEKAEANAVKIHSQFQVSPGVNYRDERMLVSARNQATRVMELNLNDPFTKVHLGVPSPLTNLLTTTGYARRDNQVNNHVVGAINGSFFHLNNRLPGYLLVSNNQILNLGSVSSDNKDYMHVPAAFGVKKDGKAIVDRYSLQPVASTNGKNVSITAFNKVARGTNEVIVYTPTHRYESSRANEFGYEIVVKSTNKKIDHDLKFGEELTGKVQGIRNYGVVQSPAIPQDGFVISGHGTSLNSFVKDLKVGDEIKLTINVEEKWQDADFMLASGPLLVQNGAVDMTIDESSNRATERHPRTAVAVNKAGDRVFFVTVDGRQTGYSEGMTLKEFANYLVSLGAHQAINLDGGGSTTMAARFHGQQFATIANRPSGGSERLVSAVLQAISTAPIGQPKFMVLNRSASETTVVGTSLDIRPNYVLDQYFNALPIDLTQLKVTVEGNIGRVEGTKFFAERIGTGRLHISYGSIVNTINVTVDKIEKLVFEPNTKLIIGPNKTQPIVVHALDKAGKKMAINQDVIRWAVSDGVGTVNQQSIFASGTKLGNGTITATVGDTKASLQVEIRERPLVIETFESTSNWNAQSIRAAATLAKSKGDEPVKVGASSAKLNYNMTVGEEGTAAAYLVANQLLPIQGYPDHLGVWVYGNAKHNWLRGVVVDGTGKQHTINFTSEGGVDWVGWKYVTATLPTNLPLPLRFERIYVVEAVKARQNKGVLYFDELQAVYSPAYKQPYFTVSPNVQVAQVSSDKTWTITYNTKLLPQSVNSTNLYVIDQFGNKASTAVSLDETGTIVKIVAPPQGYKTNSNYQLVLTTGILSDKRVPMAKDVTKVFSVK is encoded by the coding sequence ATGTTTCGACAACAGCAAAATATAAAAGTCATCAACGTATTTCTTATTTTTTTAGTTTTGTTTTCTTTTCATTTAACATTCATTTTCACAGAGAAAGCAGAAGCGAATGCAGTGAAGATACATAGCCAGTTTCAAGTTTCTCCTGGAGTAAATTATCGAGATGAACGGATGCTGGTAAGTGCAAGGAATCAAGCAACAAGGGTCATGGAACTTAATCTAAATGATCCATTCACTAAAGTTCACTTAGGTGTCCCAAGTCCTTTAACGAACTTACTAACAACAACAGGTTATGCTAGACGTGATAACCAAGTGAATAATCATGTTGTTGGTGCTATTAATGGATCCTTTTTTCATTTAAATAATAGGTTACCAGGTTATTTGCTAGTTTCTAATAATCAAATTCTTAATCTTGGTTCAGTCTCTTCAGACAACAAGGACTATATGCATGTTCCGGCAGCGTTTGGTGTAAAAAAGGATGGTAAAGCCATAGTTGATCGCTATTCGCTTCAACCAGTAGCTTCTACGAATGGAAAAAATGTATCAATTACAGCATTTAATAAGGTAGCGAGGGGGACGAATGAAGTTATTGTCTACACCCCTACTCATCGATACGAGTCATCTCGCGCCAATGAATTCGGTTATGAAATAGTAGTAAAAAGCACGAACAAAAAAATTGATCATGACTTAAAATTTGGTGAAGAGCTTACTGGAAAGGTTCAAGGAATAAGAAATTATGGAGTTGTCCAATCACCAGCGATACCACAAGATGGTTTCGTCATTTCTGGCCATGGGACATCTTTAAATAGCTTTGTAAAAGATCTTAAAGTTGGAGACGAAATAAAGCTTACAATTAATGTTGAAGAAAAATGGCAGGATGCGGACTTTATGTTAGCAAGTGGACCATTACTAGTTCAAAATGGTGCTGTTGATATGACGATTGATGAAAGTAGCAACCGAGCAACTGAAAGACATCCCCGTACAGCTGTAGCGGTTAACAAAGCGGGCGATCGAGTGTTTTTTGTCACCGTCGATGGTAGGCAAACTGGCTATAGTGAAGGAATGACATTGAAAGAGTTTGCCAATTATTTAGTTAGTTTGGGTGCGCATCAGGCAATTAACCTCGATGGTGGTGGATCTACTACGATGGCAGCACGGTTTCATGGACAACAGTTTGCGACGATCGCTAACCGACCATCTGGCGGAAGTGAGCGCCTAGTTTCGGCTGTTCTTCAAGCAATAAGTACTGCACCTATTGGCCAACCGAAATTTATGGTCTTAAATCGTTCAGCTAGTGAAACAACAGTGGTAGGAACATCCTTAGATATTCGACCAAATTATGTTTTGGATCAATACTTTAATGCATTACCTATTGATTTAACACAATTAAAGGTTACAGTTGAAGGAAACATTGGCCGAGTAGAGGGAACTAAGTTTTTTGCTGAGCGAATTGGAACCGGTAGACTTCATATTTCATACGGATCTATTGTTAATACAATTAACGTAACCGTTGATAAAATTGAGAAACTGGTCTTTGAGCCTAACACTAAACTAATTATTGGGCCAAATAAAACCCAACCGATTGTTGTTCATGCGTTAGATAAAGCAGGTAAAAAGATGGCGATAAACCAAGATGTTATTAGGTGGGCTGTTTCAGATGGTGTTGGAACCGTAAATCAGCAATCAATTTTTGCCTCAGGAACAAAGCTTGGCAATGGTACAATAACGGCAACTGTAGGCGACACAAAAGCTTCCCTACAGGTGGAAATCCGTGAAAGACCGCTTGTCATAGAGACATTTGAAAGTACGAGTAATTGGAATGCTCAATCAATTCGTGCTGCTGCAACATTAGCTAAGAGTAAGGGAGATGAACCAGTAAAGGTTGGGGCGTCTTCAGCAAAGCTCAATTACAATATGACTGTAGGCGAAGAAGGAACTGCAGCAGCTTATTTAGTTGCAAATCAATTATTACCTATTCAAGGCTATCCTGATCATCTAGGTGTATGGGTATATGGAAATGCCAAACATAATTGGCTTCGTGGTGTTGTTGTTGACGGGACAGGAAAACAACACACAATCAACTTCACTTCTGAAGGAGGAGTAGATTGGGTAGGTTGGAAATACGTTACAGCAACATTACCAACAAATCTTCCCTTACCACTTCGTTTTGAAAGAATATATGTAGTTGAAGCTGTAAAAGCACGTCAAAACAAAGGAGTTTTATATTTCGACGAGCTTCAAGCTGTTTATAGCCCAGCATATAAACAACCTTACTTTACAGTTAGTCCTAACGTTCAAGTAGCTCAGGTCTCATCTGATAAAACATGGACAATTACTTACAATACAAAACTATTACCGCAATCTGTGAATTCAACAAATTTATATGTGATTGACCAATTTGGTAACAAAGCATCCACTGCAGTGAGTCTTGATGAAACAGGAACAATTGTAAAAATTGTTGCACCACCGCAGGGTTATAAGACAAATAGCAACTATCAACTTGTCTTAACAACTGGGATTTTGTCGGACAAGCGAGTGCCGATGGCTAAAGACGTAACAAAAGTATTTAGTGTTAAGTAA